One stretch of Anaerolineae bacterium DNA includes these proteins:
- the miaB gene encoding tRNA (N6-isopentenyl adenosine(37)-C2)-methylthiotransferase MiaB, translating to MTKKGKYYLWTIGCQMNVADSRRVASALEGLGYAPVKRPEEADVVVLNTCVVRQSAEDRVVGRLMSLRALKERQPHMVINLMGCFVGIRGQERLRRRFPFVDVFSPPSDPRPLLEHLTQDEGKALDEAETTQRFALMDGELVLPRQERGKLVSAHVSVVLGCSHACTFCIIPYRRGPERSRPMEQVLAEVRSLVAQGVEEITLLGQIVDRYGKDFPEGRPNLADLLRRVHEIEGLARIRFLTSHPNWMTDELLETVAELPRVMPHIEVPVQAGDDEVLRRMRRGYTAEDYRHLVKKIRRIIPDVAIATDVIVGFPGETEAQFQRTYDLLAELKLDVVHLARYSERAGTLAARKMPDDVPAEEKMRRFRLIEELQEGISAEINARYLGEVVEVLFEEKVKGRWKGRTPQNKLVFVESAEELRGQVRPVRITWTGPWSMLGELADRPPMGLEALKRKVEANAHPGRRA from the coding sequence ATGACGAAAAAGGGCAAGTATTATCTTTGGACTATTGGTTGTCAGATGAATGTGGCCGACTCGCGGCGGGTGGCCTCGGCGCTGGAGGGGCTGGGCTACGCCCCGGTCAAGCGGCCCGAAGAGGCCGATGTGGTGGTGCTCAATACCTGCGTGGTGCGCCAGAGCGCCGAGGATCGGGTAGTGGGGCGGCTGATGTCGCTGCGCGCCTTGAAGGAGCGGCAGCCCCACATGGTGATCAACCTGATGGGGTGCTTTGTGGGCATCCGCGGGCAGGAGCGTCTGCGCCGGCGGTTCCCCTTTGTGGATGTGTTCTCGCCCCCTTCGGACCCCCGCCCGCTGCTGGAACACCTGACCCAGGACGAGGGCAAAGCGCTGGACGAAGCCGAGACCACCCAGCGCTTTGCCCTGATGGACGGCGAGTTGGTGCTGCCCCGGCAAGAACGGGGGAAGTTGGTAAGCGCCCATGTATCGGTGGTGCTGGGCTGCTCCCACGCCTGCACGTTCTGCATCATCCCCTACCGCCGGGGGCCGGAGCGCAGCCGCCCGATGGAGCAGGTGTTGGCCGAGGTGCGCTCCTTAGTAGCTCAGGGTGTTGAAGAGATCACCCTGCTGGGGCAGATTGTGGACCGCTACGGCAAGGACTTCCCCGAAGGGCGGCCCAACCTGGCCGATTTGCTGCGCCGGGTGCACGAGATTGAAGGGCTGGCCCGCATCCGGTTCCTCACCTCGCACCCCAACTGGATGACAGACGAACTGCTGGAGACGGTGGCCGAACTGCCCAGGGTGATGCCCCACATTGAGGTGCCGGTGCAGGCTGGGGACGACGAAGTGCTGCGCCGGATGCGGCGCGGTTACACCGCCGAGGACTACCGCCACCTGGTGAAGAAAATCCGCCGCATCATCCCTGATGTGGCGATTGCCACCGATGTGATCGTCGGCTTCCCCGGCGAGACCGAGGCGCAATTCCAACGCACCTACGACCTGCTGGCCGAGTTGAAACTGGATGTGGTGCACCTGGCCCGCTATTCGGAGCGGGCAGGCACCTTAGCGGCCCGCAAGATGCCCGACGATGTGCCCGCCGAGGAAAAGATGCGCCGCTTCCGGCTGATCGAGGAACTGCAAGAGGGCATCAGCGCCGAGATCAACGCTCGCTACTTAGGGGAGGTGGTGGAGGTGCTTTTCGAGGAGAAAGTCAAGGGCCGCTGGAAGGGCCGCACCCCCCAGAACAAACTGGTGTTTGTGGAAAGCGCCGAGGAGTTGCGCGGCCAAGTGCGCCCGGTGCGCATCACCTGGACCGGCCCCTGGTCTATGTTGGGCGAACTGGCCGACCGCCCGCCTATGGGGCTGGAGGCACTCAAACGCAAGGTGGAGGCGAACGCCCATCCCGGGCGACGGGCGTGA
- a CDS encoding tetratricopeptide repeat protein — translation MRWPYKLFALIGGLLTGVLLLWGLYQLPGVQRRLGWRLDAAWTALRMELHPVGAVPTPKASLVPWATPSQTPETTPPPPTSTPTPGASPTSSPPPTPLPPAVTLKPPRWEKQDWNNCGPATLALYLRWWGWQGDQYDISDLVKPKRSDRNVNVDELIFFVRTRAGWLNADFRVGGNLERLKGFLAAGMPIMIEEGMTLEQAYWRNDDRWAGHYLLLTGYDDGEGVYIAQDSFYGPNRRVPYTTLARNWEAFNHVYLYIYPPDWEVTVQAILGPDADRDLNRQRALEQARRAVEAHPDDAFAWFNLGTNLVYFERYAKAAQAYDRARQIGLPQRFLRYQFGPFIAYFHTGRFEDLLALADYALRITKNSEEAHLWRGWSLYRLGDRQGAIEAFRAALEANPTYQDARYALHFLGVTP, via the coding sequence ATGCGTTGGCCATACAAACTTTTCGCCTTGATCGGTGGACTCCTCACGGGAGTGCTCCTGCTTTGGGGGCTGTATCAACTCCCCGGGGTCCAGCGGCGTTTGGGTTGGCGGTTGGACGCGGCCTGGACCGCCTTGAGGATGGAACTGCATCCTGTGGGCGCGGTGCCGACCCCAAAGGCTTCCCTCGTTCCCTGGGCCACGCCCAGCCAGACCCCGGAAACCACGCCTCCTCCCCCAACCTCCACGCCCACCCCCGGGGCTTCGCCCACCTCGTCCCCGCCTCCCACCCCGTTGCCCCCTGCCGTGACCCTGAAGCCCCCGCGCTGGGAAAAGCAAGACTGGAACAATTGTGGCCCGGCCACCTTGGCCCTCTACCTGCGCTGGTGGGGCTGGCAGGGCGACCAGTACGACATCTCCGATCTGGTCAAACCCAAGCGCAGTGACCGCAATGTGAATGTGGACGAGTTGATTTTCTTCGTGCGCACCCGCGCCGGGTGGCTCAACGCCGACTTCCGGGTGGGCGGCAACCTGGAGCGCCTGAAGGGCTTCCTAGCTGCCGGGATGCCTATCATGATCGAAGAGGGCATGACGCTCGAACAGGCCTACTGGCGCAACGATGACCGCTGGGCCGGGCACTATCTGCTGCTCACGGGCTACGACGACGGGGAAGGCGTTTACATCGCCCAGGATTCCTTCTACGGCCCGAACCGGCGGGTGCCTTACACCACCCTGGCCCGCAACTGGGAGGCGTTCAACCATGTGTACCTCTACATCTATCCGCCGGACTGGGAGGTCACGGTGCAGGCGATTTTAGGCCCTGACGCCGACCGCGACCTTAACCGCCAGCGGGCGCTGGAACAGGCCCGCCGTGCCGTGGAGGCCCATCCCGACGATGCTTTCGCCTGGTTCAACCTGGGCACCAATCTGGTGTACTTCGAGCGTTACGCCAAAGCGGCTCAGGCCTACGACCGCGCCCGCCAGATCGGTTTGCCCCAGCGATTCCTGCGCTACCAGTTCGGCCCCTTTATCGCCTACTTTCACACCGGGCGCTTTGAGGACCTGTTGGCCCTGGCCGATTACGCCTTGCGCATCACCAAGAACTCCGAGGAGGCGCACCTCTGGCGCGGCTGGTCCCTCTACCGCCTGGGCGATCGCCAGGGCGCCATCGAGGCGTTTCGGGCGGCCCTGGAGGCCAACCCCACCTACCAGGACGCCCGCTACGCCCTGCACTTCCTGGGCGTGACGCCGTGA